In the Elizabethkingia bruuniana genome, TCTGCATGCAGCAAAAGCGACAAAGAGCAGCATACCAAATACAATCTTCAATACATTTTTCATAGGGAGTACTTTAACGTAAATATAGGGATAAAAAGGAGAACTTCATAAAAAAATTAAAAGCCCTTCAGGTTACTGAAAGGCTTTTAAAACACCAAATCACAAAATATTAATATGAAAAAAATTCAAATTAAATTGTGACCTGGCTGGGATTCGAACCCAGGACCCATACATTAAAAGTGTATTGCTCTACCAGCTGAGCTACCAGGTCTTGAATGTAAAGTCTAAAGACTTATTATTCAAAATTATTTTTCTCTGTGTGCCTGCGACTGGATTCGAACCAGCACATCCTATTGGATACCACCCCCTCAAGATGGCGTGTCTACCAATTTCACCACACAGGCAAAAAAATTTCTCTAGTGAGACATTTTTTTGAGTAGTGACCTGGCTGGGATTCGAACCCAGGACCCATACATTAAAAGTGTATTGCTCTACCAGCTGAGCTACCAGGTCGGTCACTTTATTAATCAGTGTTTATCTCTGTTTCTAAAGTGGTGCAAAGATACTACTTTTTTTTATATCTCAAAATTTTTTTGGACATTTGTTTAAAAAAAAATCATGATCATTTCGCTATTAGGCTACATGGGCAGTGGTAAGTCTCACATATCCAGAACCCTCGCCCAGAAAATAAATTTTAAATTATTTGACCTCGATAAAGAAATTTCTTTGCACCTTGGAAAGGACATTCCCACAATTTTCAAAGAAATGGGAGAACTGGGTTTTAGAAAAGCAGAGAAACATATACTGGAACAACTCCTTTCTTCGGAAGAAAATATCATATTAAGTCTTGGCGGAGGTACCCCTGTTTATTATAATAACATGGATACCATCACCAGACATTCTAAAAGTTTTTATTTGAGAGCTAAAGTGGGTACTCTAGCAGAAAGGCTATCGAAACAAAAAGATAAACGTCCTCTTATTGCCAGAATAAGTGAAGAAGATCTTCCGGAGTTTATCGCAAAGCATTTATTTGAAAGGAATACTTACTATAACGAAGCCGAATTTATTATAGACACTGATAATAAAACTGACGAAGAAATCTCAAACGAGATTATTCATCACCTTCAGCTTCATCATTAAAGAAGTTGTCCCAATCTTTATCTGACGGTTCTGCTTCTTCTTCATCGTCGTCATCTACATCAAGAAAGCCGTCCATTTCCCGACGGTCTTTTTTGGTAGGTCTCCCCTCCCCTTTCTGACGGTAATAATCCTGAGCCAATCTACGGGATTCCAGAAGTGCATATTGTTCGGAATCCGTCATATCTTTGATGTGCAGAGTTACTAGTTTTGCCCCGATTCTGCTTTTAGGGATCTGTATTACTTTTATTTTATAGTCAATCTGGTTTTTACGGACCGTGATTACATCTCCCTCTGTTACCTCTTTAGAAGATTTTACAACCTGCCCGCCAATACTAACTCTGTTCTTTTTAATTTCCTCTGTTGCAATACTTCTGGTCTTATAGAATCTTACACTCCATAAAAATTTATCAATTCTCATATTTTTTTATACTTTTGCGTAGTTATATACGTTTAAGAATAGTCAATAATTTTATAAAGATACAATGAAAAAATTATTATTAGGTTTGTTGGTAGCTTCTACTGTACTAAATTCATGTAGAAATGACAATTACTACAATCAAAATCTTATCCCGAATGTAGATCAGGCTACGCAAAATTCCTATGATGATACTGCGATAAAAGATTACTTAGATACTCATTACTTCGATGACAGAGGAAAGATTAAAACATTTGATGATACCAATAAGCCGGATGACAAAAATATAAAGTTATCCACACTGGCAAAAACATTACCATCTGGTGTCATTTATGTAATTCGTCCAAATGCACAACCCACAAACGGTACTGATGTAAAAGATAAAAATGTATTACAGATTATGCAAGTTGCTTTCGCAACCCGTGCAATTAAAGGTACAGATGATAAGATTCAATTTACAGGATCTCTTCCCTTCTTCAATACTGTAGATCAGGGCGGTGTTCCAAAAGATGATCCGTTATGGTTTTATGCTAAAAAGGCGTTAATAGATTCTGAGCAAAAGAGATTGGACGCTGCCACTACTAATAATACAGTAAAAGTAACGAACAGCTATTTCGAAATTGAAGGCTTTCAGGAAGCTATTAAATTATTCAAATCATTTACTAAACAAGTTACAGATGATTATAACCTTCAGGGATTAATTATTGTTCCTTCGAGAGCAGCATTTGCAAAAGATCCTCATTACAACTATGTAGGAGCATCTCTGAATGATTATAGTTTCTTTTTCAATTTCCAGTTATACGGATCGAGAGAAAGAACACCTTCTGAAGAATAAAATAATATCAGAAATAAAAATATAACCTGCTTATACAGCAGGTTTTTTTATGCCCATATTTGCTGAAGAACTTCCAGCGATGCAGGATTTTTAAATTCCGGTATATGAATGCTATAGTATACCAGAATACTTTCCAAAAGTCTTCTTCGTTCTGTATTCGTAAGCTTTACAGAGTAGCCTTCATCTAAAATACTTTTCCACAAGCCGGAAGTACTGTCATCAAAGCAATGGTGTGAAGAAAATGTTTCGTAAATTCCCTTTTCAGGATTTAGATAGGCAGCATCATTCAGGAGAGGTTTTATTCCGAGGTCTTCTGTAAGAATAACTAAAAAA is a window encoding:
- a CDS encoding shikimate kinase, with amino-acid sequence MIISLLGYMGSGKSHISRTLAQKINFKLFDLDKEISLHLGKDIPTIFKEMGELGFRKAEKHILEQLLSSEENIILSLGGGTPVYYNNMDTITRHSKSFYLRAKVGTLAERLSKQKDKRPLIARISEEDLPEFIAKHLFERNTYYNEAEFIIDTDNKTDEEISNEIIHHLQLHH
- a CDS encoding RNA-binding S4 domain-containing protein, producing the protein MRIDKFLWSVRFYKTRSIATEEIKKNRVSIGGQVVKSSKEVTEGDVITVRKNQIDYKIKVIQIPKSRIGAKLVTLHIKDMTDSEQYALLESRRLAQDYYRQKGEGRPTKKDRREMDGFLDVDDDDEEEAEPSDKDWDNFFNDEAEGDE